One window of the Pseudarthrobacter sp. ATCC 49987 genome contains the following:
- a CDS encoding phage tail tube protein, with protein MATGSPFIGRKEGVGLGIETTPGTSVAPSTWLRWLDQDIQNKVTIIESDSAMGVVEKIADSAIVERWAEGTLAGKVSDESIGYFLLGMFGTVSTGTVSAGIYPHTFSVNQTSVPKALTICHVTPLKTERHSYGVIDSLELNAEAGAWVQVSAAVKARTGVTASDVPATTTEKEFTSKQITFKTAANVAGLGAAPVLTVKSVKLAFERGSTPYFALGTDDVPEFDRDVFEAKGEFVLRYQDTQVETDFLANAIKAMELKMTNGTSILTLTASKVRTRDLAKSSDKDGIVTQTVQFYCEFDPTVNSAIVPLLNNAKVSYVA; from the coding sequence ATGGCAACAGGTAGTCCCTTTATTGGACGCAAAGAAGGCGTCGGTCTTGGTATTGAAACAACACCAGGAACATCAGTAGCGCCGAGTACATGGCTCAGGTGGCTTGATCAGGACATTCAAAACAAAGTCACGATCATCGAGAGCGATAGCGCCATGGGCGTTGTTGAGAAGATCGCTGACAGCGCGATAGTTGAGCGATGGGCCGAAGGTACTCTCGCTGGCAAAGTCTCTGATGAATCTATCGGGTACTTCCTACTTGGCATGTTCGGGACTGTCTCGACAGGCACCGTTTCAGCCGGTATTTACCCTCACACGTTCTCTGTGAACCAGACCAGCGTGCCAAAAGCGCTAACCATCTGTCACGTCACACCACTCAAGACTGAGCGTCACTCGTACGGCGTCATCGACAGCTTAGAGCTCAATGCTGAAGCAGGTGCATGGGTCCAAGTAAGTGCGGCTGTCAAAGCTCGTACAGGCGTTACTGCCTCGGATGTTCCGGCCACCACGACTGAGAAAGAGTTCACGAGTAAGCAGATCACCTTCAAGACAGCAGCCAACGTTGCAGGTCTAGGCGCTGCGCCAGTTCTGACCGTCAAGAGCGTGAAGCTTGCATTCGAGCGAGGATCAACACCTTACTTCGCACTCGGAACTGATGATGTGCCTGAGTTTGACCGCGATGTGTTCGAAGCCAAAGGGGAGTTCGTCTTGCGCTACCAGGACACCCAAGTTGAGACTGACTTCCTGGCCAACGCCATCAAGGCGATGGAGCTCAAGATGACCAACGGCACGTCGATCCTGACGCTCACCGCTAGCAAGGTCCGTACCCGCGACCTAGCTAAGTCATCTGACAAAGACGGCATCGTCACTCAAACAGTCCAGTTCTATTGTGAGTTCGATCCGACTGTTAACTCGGCAATCGTTCCACTCTTGAATAACGCAAAGGTTTCCTACGTAGCATAG